The Hydrogenothermus marinus DNA window AGTAATTGTCAAATAGAAAATGATAAAATATTAAAAATTATAAAAGATATAGTAAAAGAAATATCTGAATATATTAAAAATACTGATACTAAAGACTCTTTAAAAGAAAAAATAGCTAAAAGGGTTGAAAAATTTTTAAGCTCTGAAGAAAATAAAAGTATACAAAATTTATTTAGATATATAGACCAACTTACAGAGATTATTTATGATTATGCAGTTTATAACTGTAAAATAAAAAGAGAAGATGCAAGATTTATACTTCCTCATGGTAGAAAAACAACAATAGTAGTATCTGGCACATTAAGCTGGATAAAAGATTTTATAACTAAAAGAACTGATCCACACGCCCAATGGGAAATACAAAAAGTTGCAAATGCAATGAAATATTTATTAGAAAAACAAAATATAGAGGTATAGATACAAAATGAGAAAAATAATAGAACA harbors:
- a CDS encoding FAD-dependent thymidylate synthase → SNCQIENDKILKIIKDIVKEISEYIKNTDTKDSLKEKIAKRVEKFLSSEENKSIQNLFRYIDQLTEIIYDYAVYNCKIKREDARFILPHGRKTTIVVSGTLSWIKDFITKRTDPHAQWEIQKVANAMKYLLEKQNIEV